CCCACCACCACCGGTCCCTCCGCAGGCACCTGCTCGCCTGCCCGGCCGCGCACGACGACCACCGGACAGTGCGCATGGCTGGTTACGGCGACGGCCGTGGAACCAAGCGGCATCCCGGGAAAGCCACCCTTGCCGGACCCGCCGAGCACGAGCATTCGCGCCCGGTGGGAGAGTTCGAGCAGGGCAGGGATCGCCGGTTCCCGCGACAGGATCGTGTCCACATCGACCCCGGGACCCGTCGCCTGCGCCAGTTCCATCGCCTCGTCGAGAACCCGTTCGCCGTCCTTTTCCGTCGCCTCGAAGAACCCTTGCGGCACTCCGAGGCCGCCCCCGTAGTAGCCCGCCGACAAGGGCAGCGCGTGCACCAGCCGCAGTCCGAGGCCCCGTTCGGCCGCGGTCTCCGCGGCCCAGCGCACGGCGCGCGTTGCTGCCTCCGAGCCGTCCACCCCGACGATGATCTCGCCGCCGGTCACCATGTCACTCATCTCTTCGTCTCCCTCTCCTGTCGAAGTCCGTGCTGGTCCGTCGTGCCGCGGGCCACGATCACCGGGCAGAGCGCGTAGGACATCACCGCTTGGCTGGTCGAACCGAGCAAGAGGCCGGCCAGCCCACCCCGGCCCCTGCTGCCGACTACGAGCAGCAGCGCGCGGTCGGCCATGGCCAGCAGTTCGTCGGCGGGTGCGCCGCGCCGTAGTTCCCGGTGCACGGTGACGTCGGGGTACTTCTCCTGCCAGCCCGCCAGCCGTTCGGCCAGCAGCTCCCACGCCCGTTCCTCGACTGCGGGCAGGTCCATCCGCAACCGGGTCTGCTCGAACACCGCGGCCAGGAACGTCTCGTCCCACACGTGCACCGCCACCAGCGGCGCGCCCCGCAGGGACGCCTCCTCGAACGCGATCGCGATGGCCTGCTCACCGGCGGGCGAACCATCCACCCCGACCACGACCGGACCGGAGACGGGTGGCTGCTCATCACCAACGTGCGCGCGAACCAGGACCACCGGGCACGCCGCATGCGCGGCCAGCGCTACCGAAGCCGAACCCACCAGCATCCGGCCCAGCGGGCGAAGCCCCTCCGTGCCGAGGACCAGCAGGGCGGCCGATTCCGTGGCCTCGCGCAGCGCCTCGGCCACCCGCCCTTCCCGCAGCTCAACCCGGGGGGACAGCCCTGGTACCGCCTCCCGCGCAACCGCATGTGCGGTGGCCAGCAGCGCCTCGCCCCGCTGACGCAGGTCGGCGCGAAGGTCCTCGCGCATCGGCGATGGCAGGTAGTAGGCCGCGGGCGCATCGTCGAGCGCGTGCACCAGCCGCAGCTCGCGGTTCCGTCGCGCCGCCTCGGCTGCCGCCCACCGCACCGCCTGCATCGCGGAGTCCGAGCCGTCCACCCCGACCACGACCGCACCAAGCGAGGTACCGGACATCGCGTCTCACTCCTTGCCCACTCGTCATGTCTGCCATGGACGTTACGAACGGCGGGTGCCCGAGGGCGCCGGTCCTTGGTCGTCGCACCGAGGGACCTTCGGCACCGGGTGTGCCGTGCGCGGACCGGCTTCGCTCGGCGGGTAGGCGGACGTGCCGGGGTGCGGCAATCTCGTTTTCACCCTTTTGGCCCAAGGCGCCGGAGGAAAAGCTCCGCTCCGGCGCCGGAGCCTCCGCAAATCCGGGTAATCGTCACAATGCGGAAAGTGATCAGGGTTGGCTTGCTGATCACCGGAGCGCCGATTGCCGGACGGGGGCCACCGTGGCGGTGTGCTCCGTGGTAGAAAACGGTTCCCGATCGGTTCCGTAGCAACACGGAGGGTGAGGCAAGGACTGGTGCCGGCTGCTGCTGTGTCCCCTCGTCGTGCCTGCCCCCTCGGGCGGGGCCCCACTTTTCGTCGACTGTCACTCAGGAGCTCGTGAACCCCCGTGCAGAACAAAGCCGACAAGGACGAGTCCGACAAGCCGTACGACAAGTCGATCCGCAAAAGGCTGACCAGGACCGTCCTCATTCCCAGCGTGACGCTGCTGGTGCT
The sequence above is drawn from the Amycolatopsis aidingensis genome and encodes:
- a CDS encoding universal stress protein, coding for MSDMVTGGEIIVGVDGSEAATRAVRWAAETAAERGLGLRLVHALPLSAGYYGGGLGVPQGFFEATEKDGERVLDEAMELAQATGPGVDVDTILSREPAIPALLELSHRARMLVLGGSGKGGFPGMPLGSTAVAVTSHAHCPVVVVRGRAGEQVPAEGPVVVGVDGSPVSERAVAVAFEEASWRGAPLVAVHAWLDGDYDTVFSPARFYSTWESVDAVERRTLAEQLAGWQEKYPEVHVERVVARDRPRHQLLEWSARARLLVAGCRGRGGFRGLLLGSTSQALLHHAECPVMVVRPEPAE
- a CDS encoding universal stress protein, which gives rise to MSGTSLGAVVVGVDGSDSAMQAVRWAAAEAARRNRELRLVHALDDAPAAYYLPSPMREDLRADLRQRGEALLATAHAVAREAVPGLSPRVELREGRVAEALREATESAALLVLGTEGLRPLGRMLVGSASVALAAHAACPVVLVRAHVGDEQPPVSGPVVVGVDGSPAGEQAIAIAFEEASLRGAPLVAVHVWDETFLAAVFEQTRLRMDLPAVEERAWELLAERLAGWQEKYPDVTVHRELRRGAPADELLAMADRALLLVVGSRGRGGLAGLLLGSTSQAVMSYALCPVIVARGTTDQHGLRQERETKR